A stretch of the Desulfatiglans anilini DSM 4660 genome encodes the following:
- a CDS encoding TetR/AcrR family transcriptional regulator has protein sequence MSRPKNIQKIKEFDRVIARLFARKGYHSTSIREIARELGMTQSSLYYYYKSKEDMLFRLINSAVDESLATVEKICFSDLPAEEKLKQVLGFYTQYFAGDQDREILLLNEINSLSPEHRAIQIQKERHYVQLFYGILRELTEQRKMKPINHTVATFAFFGMVHYTVKWYHTDGSIGLGELADMFVEIFTKGIFTR, from the coding sequence ATGTCTCGCCCCAAAAATATTCAAAAAATTAAGGAGTTCGATCGGGTTATCGCCCGTCTTTTTGCTCGCAAGGGCTATCACTCCACCTCCATACGCGAAATCGCCCGCGAGCTCGGCATGACTCAATCCTCCCTCTACTATTACTATAAGAGCAAAGAAGACATGCTTTTTCGCCTCATCAACAGTGCCGTCGACGAATCCCTCGCAACCGTCGAAAAAATCTGTTTCTCGGATCTGCCCGCTGAAGAAAAACTGAAGCAGGTCTTGGGGTTCTACACCCAGTATTTCGCTGGAGACCAGGATCGGGAGATCCTGTTGCTGAACGAAATCAATTCGCTCAGCCCGGAACATCGCGCCATCCAGATTCAAAAGGAAAGGCACTACGTTCAGCTCTTCTACGGCATCTTGCGCGAACTGACTGAACAAAGAAAAATGAAGCCCATCAATCATACGGTAGCGACGTTCGCTTTCTTCGGCATGGTTCACTACACCGTCAAATGGTACCATACCGATGGATCGATCGGGTTGGGCGAGCTTGCCGATATGTTCGTCGAAATCTTTACCAAGGGCATTTTCACCCGTTAG